TGGACCAGCCGGGGACCGACGGCTGGACGGGCGGCGAGAGGTCGCCGTACGGCCCTGAGCTCGGCGTCGAGTATCCGCACGCCGACATCGACGTCCTGCTGCCCGCCATGCGCGCGGGCATGGGCGCCTGGCGCGCGGCGGGACCCGAGACGCGTGCCCTGGTCAGCCTGGAGATCCTGGCCCGGATCAGCGCCCGCACCCACGAGTTCGCCCACGCCGTGATGCACACCAGCGGGCAGGCGTTCATGATGGCGTTCCAGGCGGGCGGGCCGCACGCCCAGGACCGCGGCCTGGAGGCGGTGGCGTACGCGTATCAGGAGCAGACCCGCACCCCCGCCGAGGCCGACTGGTCCAAGCCGCAGGGCAAGCGCGATCCCCTGGAGTTGCGGAAGTCGTTCGCGGCGGCGCCGCGCGGCGTCTCGCTGCTGATCGGCTGCAACACCTTCCCGACGTGGAACGGCTATCCGGGCCTGTTCGCCTCGCTGGCCACCGGCAATCCGGTCCTGGTCAAGCCGCACCCCCGCGCGGTGCTGCCCCTCGCCCTCACGGTGCGGGTGGCCCGCGAGGTCCTCGCCGAGTCCGGCTTCGACCCGAATCTCGTCGCCCTGGCCACCGAGCGCCCCGGCGAGGGCATCGCCAAGACCCTGGCGGTCCGGCCCGAGGTCAGGATCATCGACTACACCGGGTCCACCGCCTTCGGCGACTGGCTGGAGACCAACGCCCGCCAGGCACAGGTCTACACGGAGAAGGCCGGCGTCAACACGGTCCTCGTGGACTCCACCGACGACTACAAGGGCATGCTGGCCAATCTGGCCTTCTCGCTCTCGCTCTACAGCGGCCAGATGTGCACCACCCCGCAGAATCTGCTCATCCCGCGCGACGGCATCACGACGGACGCGGGCCCGAAGTCGTACGACGAGGTGGTCGCCGACCTGGCGGCCTCCGTGAGCGGTCTGCTCGGCGACGACGCCCGCGCCAACGGCCTCCTGGGCGCGCTGGTCAACCCGGACGTGAAGGCGAGGCTGGACGCCGCCGCCGATCTGGGCGACGTGGCGCTCGCCTCGCGCGAGATCGCCAACCCGGACTTCCCGGACGCGGTGGTCCGCACACCGGCGATCGTGAAGTCCGACGGCTCGCGCAAGCAGTGGGACGCGGCGGAGGGCGGATACGGCTCCGAGGCGCCGTATCTCGCCGAGTGCTTCGGCCCGGTCTCGTTCGCCGTCGCCGTGGACTCCACCGAGGAGGCGCTGGAGCTGCTGCGCCTGACGGTGCGCGACAAGGGCGCGATGACGGTCGGCGCGTACACGACCTCGGAGGAGACGGAGCGCGCGGTCGAGGACGTCTGTCTGGAGGAGCTGGCCCAGCTCTCCCTGAATCTGACGGGTGGCGTCTATGTGAACCAGACGGCGGCCTTCTCCGACTTCCACGGCTCCGGCGGCAACCCGGCGGCGAACGCGGCGCTGTGCGACGCGGCCTTCGTGGCCAACCGCTTCCGCACGGTGGAGGTCCGCCGCCAGGGCTGATGCCGGACACGATCCGGGGCCCGGCCGTCCAACGGCGGCCGGGCGCCGGTCAGTTCGGGCCGCCCCAGTGGAAGAGGGTCATGGCCACACTGGTGGCGAGGTTGTAGCTGGAGACCTGGGGCCGCATCGGCAGGGCCAGCAACGCGTCGGCCCGCTCCCGCAGTTCGGGGGAGAGCCCGTGCCGTTCGGAGCCGAAGGCGAGCAGCGCGTCGTCGGGGACGGTCACCGACCGGATGTCGTCGCCCTCCGGGTCCAGCGCGTACAGCGGGCCCGGCGGGAACGCGTCGAGGGCCAGCGGCTCCACCGCGGTGGCGAAGTGCAGCCCGGCGCCCGCGCGGACGGCGTTCGGATGCCACGGGTCGAGGTCCCCGGTCGTCACCACCCCCGTCGCCCCGAAACCGGCCGCGAGCCGGACGACGGCCCCGACGTTCCCGAGATTGCGCGGATTGTCGAGCACGACGACCGGCGAGCGCCGGGGCGCCGCCGCCAGTTCGGCCAGATTGTCCGCGCGCCCCCGCCTGACGGCCAGGGCCATCACCCGCGTGGGGTGCACCTTCGGC
This window of the Streptomyces niveus genome carries:
- the paaN gene encoding phenylacetic acid degradation protein PaaN — encoded protein: MAAQLSPQQLNEKHRPTLDRALDAIRTRAYWSPHPEHPKAYGESAPADGLAAFKALHGTRFDLDQPGTDGWTGGERSPYGPELGVEYPHADIDVLLPAMRAGMGAWRAAGPETRALVSLEILARISARTHEFAHAVMHTSGQAFMMAFQAGGPHAQDRGLEAVAYAYQEQTRTPAEADWSKPQGKRDPLELRKSFAAAPRGVSLLIGCNTFPTWNGYPGLFASLATGNPVLVKPHPRAVLPLALTVRVAREVLAESGFDPNLVALATERPGEGIAKTLAVRPEVRIIDYTGSTAFGDWLETNARQAQVYTEKAGVNTVLVDSTDDYKGMLANLAFSLSLYSGQMCTTPQNLLIPRDGITTDAGPKSYDEVVADLAASVSGLLGDDARANGLLGALVNPDVKARLDAAADLGDVALASREIANPDFPDAVVRTPAIVKSDGSRKQWDAAEGGYGSEAPYLAECFGPVSFAVAVDSTEEALELLRLTVRDKGAMTVGAYTTSEETERAVEDVCLEELAQLSLNLTGGVYVNQTAAFSDFHGSGGNPAANAALCDAAFVANRFRTVEVRRQG
- a CDS encoding TrmH family RNA methyltransferase, with product MNDVDPASAVRLWHESTPGAVVLDGFHALKHALRFGADVRLALTSDKESVLALAAELADDLTGTLRRSVVEVPADALRQLVPKVHPTRVMALAVRRGRADNLAELAAAPRRSPVVVLDNPRNLGNVGAVVRLAAGFGATGVVTTGDLDPWHPNAVRAGAGLHFATAVEPLALDAFPPGPLYALDPEGDDIRSVTVPDDALLAFGSERHGLSPELRERADALLALPMRPQVSSYNLATSVAMTLFHWGGPN